The Verrucomicrobiota bacterium nucleotide sequence GGAGTCTTCCATCAGGATAAGAAATAGTTAGAGAAGGCTGGCCAGCTTCATTTGGCAATGTCGATTTTGGATGGTGGCAGATCTTTTACTGCGTCTTGATATGCACATCTCCGGAATTGAGCGTAGTCAGTTTTCGATCCCGTTTCATAAGGATGAGTGACCCTCTGTTATCCAGGCCGGAAGCGATCCCCTCAAGGATGCCGTCCCGTGTTTCAACTTCTATGGATTTACCTTTTAGAATGTCAAATTCTGGCCACATGGTTTCGAAAGTCTCTCTTATGTTACCTGCGATGAATGATTCATAGCCGCTGTAAATGGCCTCAATCAAAAGTGCGGCGGTTTTATTAAGGTCCAGTTTTCGGCCGGTAAGTTCCCTCAAACTCGTTGCCGTTTTTTTAAGATTAACCGGCCAATCAGCTTGGGTTTGATTAACATTCAGTCCAATTCCGAATACCAGTTCCCGCAATGAGTCTGAATCCACCCGTGCTTCAGTCAGCATTCCGGCCAATTTTTTGCCTTCATAATAAATGTCATTCGGCCATTTTACGCCGATAGCTGCCTTCAACCAACTTTTCAGGTATCTTGCCACGTAGACACCCATCCAAAGGGTAAATAGCTGCATCCTGTCGGGGCGAGCATTCGGACGACTGCCAAAACTTAGGTACAGATTGGATGATGGCGGGCTATGCCATTGGCGGCCCATGCGGCCCCGGCCCAAAGTTTGTTGATTTGAAAGGACAAAAAAAGGTGCCTCATAGTCGT carries:
- a CDS encoding biotin--[acetyl-CoA-carboxylase] ligase; this translates as MSHTDTSSITILKALLNAKDGFVSGNKLAEQLGVSRVSVWGRMEQLRSQGFEFEAVTRKGYRILKKPESLNALLTTAYLSNPDQCPEIIFLSTIDSTNDHTSRLLANDYEAPFFVLSNQQTLGRGRMGRQWHSPPSSNLYLSFGSRPNARPDRMQLFTLWMGVYVARYLKSWLKAAIGVKWPNDIYYEGKKLAGMLTEARVDSDSLRELVFGIGLNVNQTQADWPVNLKKTATSLRELTGRKLDLNKTAALLIEAIYSGYESFIAGNIRETFETMWPEFDILKGKSIEVETRDGILEGIASGLDNRGSLILMKRDRKLTTLNSGDVHIKTQ